The DNA window AAGCCGGCATTCCCCCGATCGTCATCGCGAGTCGTGCATGGCCGACCGCGCCCCCACGTGCTTAGGAAGACGCCCGGGATGGGGGATTGGTTGTGAGTGCCAGCGAACTTTCTCGGTCGCGATCCGCTCCGGCAGAATCGGGTGTCATGATCGACGTCCGCACTCTGTTGAGGGTGGAGCAGGACTTCCGGCCGCTCCTCCTCGAAGGCGATCAGCAGACGATCGGCACCACCGTGCTCGGCTGGAGCTCGTCCGGTCTCACCGTCCGCATCGTGCGCGGCCGCAGGATGCGCACGGAGGCCGGCGTCTACGACGAATTCGCCGCGGCCTTGCAGTTTCCGCTGTACTTCGGCGAGAACCGCGACGCGTTCCACGACTGCATCACCGACCTGGAGGAGGGCCTGCCACCCGGTGAGGGGTATGTCGTGGTGGTCACCGAGCCCGACCAGGTCCTGGTCGACGAGCCGCCCGAGGCGATCAGCTGGCTGGTCCGAGCACTGAAGCACGCGGCCGAAGAGTGGGCCCGGCCCATCGCCCTCGGCGAGTGGTGGGACCGCCCACCGATCCCCTTCCACCTCGTCCTCGCCGGCAAGGGCATCGACCTCGCATCCCGGCGGTGGACGGTGGACCAGGGCGCGGGAGGTTAGGTGGCGCCTGGTCCGGCGAGGTCCTCGGGCTGGTCGACGTCGAAGGGGGAGCCGGTGTCGTCGCACGGTACTTCGACGACGAGGTCGGGGTGCGCGCTGAGGAACGGGCGGGCTCCTTGCTCGCCCTCGGCGAGGCTTGCCGCGGTGGCGAAATGGGGCCGGGTCAGCAGCACCGGGTGGCGGCGCTTGCCGCCGTACGTTCCCGTCGCCACCTCGGCGCCCGCCACCCATGCGGCGATCACGCGGCGCACCGAGTCCGCGCCGAGCCAGGGGGTGTCCACCGGGACGATGACCACGGCGTCCGTTGTCACCGCGGCGAGGCCGGCCCGGAACGTACTGGCCAGGCCCGACTCCCAGTCCGCGTTGTGCACCTCCGAAGCACCTGGCACCGACAAACGCAGCGCACCGGACACGATCACCACCGGGGAGCAGCCGCCCTCCCGCAGCACACGCACCGCGCGGTCGACGAAGCGCTCGCCGTCGATCTCCACCGCAGCCTTCGGCCGGCCGAAACGCCGCCCAGCCCCGGCCGCCAACACCAGGCCAGTCACGTCGGTCACTCCAACGGCTCCCCGTGGATCCGCCCCCGCGCGGACGACAACCGCGCACCGGATCCGCCCCACCGC is part of the Tenggerimyces flavus genome and encodes:
- a CDS encoding nucleotidyltransferase family protein produces the protein MTDVTGLVLAAGAGRRFGRPKAAVEIDGERFVDRAVRVLREGGCSPVVIVSGALRLSVPGASEVHNADWESGLASTFRAGLAAVTTDAVVIVPVDTPWLGADSVRRVIAAWVAGAEVATGTYGGKRRHPVLLTRPHFATAASLAEGEQGARPFLSAHPDLVVEVPCDDTGSPFDVDQPEDLAGPGAT
- a CDS encoding barstar family protein, whose translation is MIDVRTLLRVEQDFRPLLLEGDQQTIGTTVLGWSSSGLTVRIVRGRRMRTEAGVYDEFAAALQFPLYFGENRDAFHDCITDLEEGLPPGEGYVVVVTEPDQVLVDEPPEAISWLVRALKHAAEEWARPIALGEWWDRPPIPFHLVLAGKGIDLASRRWTVDQGAGG